The following proteins come from a genomic window of Salvia hispanica cultivar TCC Black 2014 chromosome 4, UniMelb_Shisp_WGS_1.0, whole genome shotgun sequence:
- the LOC125224477 gene encoding arabinogalactan protein 12-like: protein MEGKKMKALGVALTIVALSAANGVAAAEAPAPSPTSDAALFVPTFLASLAAMAFAYIF from the coding sequence ATGGAGGGCAAGAAGATGAAGGCTCTGGGCGTTGCATTGACAATCGTGGCACTCTCCGCCGCGAACGGCGTCGCAGCAGCAGAGGCTCCAGCGCCGTCCCCCACTTCCGACGCAGCCCTCTTTGTTCCCACTTTCCTCGCCTCCTTGGCGGCCATGGCTTTTGCTTACATCTTCTGA
- the LOC125185205 gene encoding 5'-adenylylsulfate reductase-like 5, whose translation MEFPMGKCVRIFMCVLAASATSFRLVSSSSTCERDSMEFLHDLNSQCPLSIHCSSPPIQVNEESLENAMSSIQDNEYTAVLFYASWCPFSSIFKSRFSTLSSMYPQIKHIMVDQTSVLPRVFSRHGIHSVPSLLIVNKTTRVRYHGRKDLHSVVNFYKKTTGLDPVVDLVEDTTCNIESEERVFGVWKGASLKEIFLREPYLLISVVFVMSKAFLYLFPEIASHIMSIWLAYIPHLNMGIFGESRQLIGRALHLIDVKRIWSKLKVCKTRNFHRGARNARVWASSLASVSLGETSSSRALSSKDL comes from the exons ATGGAGTTTCCGATGGGGAAATGTGTACGTATATTCATGTGTGTATTAGCAGCATCAGCTACGTCGTTTCGGTTAGTGTCTTCATCATCGACTTGTGAACGCGATTCCATGGAATTTCTTCACGATCTGAATTCTCAGTGCCCCTTATCGATCCATTGCTCCTCGCCCCCAATTCAg GTGAATGAAGAATCCCTTGAAAATGCTATGAGCTCCATTCAAGACAATGAATATACTGCAGTTCTTTTTTATGCTTCCTGGTGTCCTTTCTCAAGCATCTTCAAGTCAAGGTTTTCTACCCTTAGTTCCATGTATCCACAGATCAAACATATAATGGTCGACCAAACCTCAGTCCTACCCAG AGTCTTCTCAAGACACGGGATTCACAGTGTACCATCGCTACTGATTGTGAATAAAACTACTAGAGTGAGATATCATGGCCGAAAAGATCTCCATTCTGTTGTAAACTTCTACAAGAAAACTACAG GGCTGGACCCTGTAGTGGATTTGGTAGAAGACACAACGTGCAATATTGAGAGCGAGGAGCGAGTATTTGGGGTTTGGAAAGGAGCATCATTGAAAGAGATTTTCTTAAGGGAACCTTATCTACTAATCTCTGTCGTATTTGTCATGTCAAAAGCTTTTTTATATCTCTTCCCAGAGATCGCATCTCATATAATGTCAATTTGGTTGGCATACATTCCTCATCTGAATATGGGGATCTTCGGAGAGTCGAGGCAGCTTATAGGTCGGGCACTGCATCTGATTGATGTAAAGAGAATTTGGAGCAAGCTAAAGGTGTGCAAGACTAGGAACTTCCACAGGGGAGCCAGGAATGCTCGGGTTTGGGCGTCTTCATTGGCCTCTGTTTCATTAGGCGAGACGTCATCATCTAGAGCATTATCTTCCAAGGACTTGTGA